The Haladaptatus cibarius D43 genome window below encodes:
- a CDS encoding biotin--[acetyl-CoA-carboxylase] ligase, which translates to MNDTRRGVLDALADGPMSGPELAETLSVSRNAVWKHVEALRESGFEIESTGDGYRLGEIPEFGLAVEYGLDAPFEIEYHDSIGSTNDRARELAADGAKNVVVLADEQVGGRGRLERKWVGPSGGVWSSLVLRPDIPPSHAPLLTLAAAVAVTRAAREAGVPADIKWPNDVLVDGEKLCGILTEMEGEANRVSWVIVGIGTNVNIAGEDLPAGATSVQEQAGAVNRRVFAQRLLEEFDELRTDPEKILPAWREHSATLGQRVRVETRNEDVVGEAIDIESPGVLVVDTDDGEVRVHAGDCEHLRPV; encoded by the coding sequence ATGAACGACACGCGCCGGGGCGTTTTGGACGCCCTCGCCGACGGCCCGATGTCCGGCCCGGAACTCGCGGAAACCCTCTCCGTCTCCCGGAACGCAGTGTGGAAGCACGTCGAAGCACTGCGCGAGTCGGGGTTCGAAATCGAAAGTACTGGCGACGGCTACCGACTGGGCGAGATTCCGGAGTTCGGTTTGGCGGTCGAGTACGGATTGGACGCCCCGTTCGAAATCGAATACCACGACTCTATCGGCAGTACGAACGACCGAGCGCGCGAACTGGCCGCGGACGGTGCAAAAAACGTGGTCGTGCTGGCCGACGAGCAGGTCGGTGGCAGAGGCCGACTCGAACGGAAGTGGGTTGGCCCATCCGGCGGTGTGTGGTCGAGTCTCGTTCTCCGACCCGATATTCCGCCGTCCCACGCGCCGTTGCTGACGCTTGCCGCCGCAGTTGCCGTGACGCGCGCAGCGCGAGAGGCGGGCGTTCCGGCGGACATCAAGTGGCCGAACGACGTTCTCGTAGATGGCGAAAAGCTCTGTGGCATCCTCACCGAGATGGAAGGCGAGGCGAACCGCGTCTCGTGGGTCATCGTCGGCATCGGAACCAACGTCAACATTGCTGGAGAGGATTTACCTGCGGGCGCGACGAGCGTGCAGGAACAGGCAGGAGCCGTCAACCGCAGGGTCTTCGCCCAGCGATTGCTGGAGGAGTTCGACGAACTGCGAACCGACCCAGAGAAAATATTGCCAGCGTGGCGCGAGCATTCCGCAACGCTCGGCCAGCGAGTTCGCGTCGAAACGCGAAACGAAGACGTAGTCGGGGAAGCAATCGACATCGAATCCCCCGGCGTGCTGGTTGTGGACACCGACGACGGCGAAGTACGCGTTCACGCGGGCGACTGCGAACACCTACGGCCAGTGTAA
- a CDS encoding DUF6663 family protein codes for MENGGSYRVLVTNEADGFRLLNRETHEQIVTASEGHDAPISDLHPGYCIDADLDWTSTEPSIWSFSIQQPTLYSFVDHIDPVFEAAQQAWQNAQLTGDSMNSQVTRNTDNEVNGVLYVFAEDGRDGMFESFRDGSRPLDPLVDKVNEQEGDDPREVFVLRPESGAFVIVIIALEKGGQFADTLRETYDCPRPIESLA; via the coding sequence ATGGAAAACGGCGGGAGCTACCGTGTACTGGTGACGAACGAAGCGGATGGATTTCGGTTGCTCAACCGAGAAACGCACGAGCAAATCGTTACTGCGAGCGAAGGCCACGACGCGCCAATTTCCGATCTCCATCCCGGCTACTGCATCGACGCCGACCTCGACTGGACATCAACCGAACCGTCGATTTGGTCGTTTTCGATTCAGCAACCGACACTCTACAGCTTCGTAGACCACATCGACCCGGTTTTCGAGGCGGCACAGCAGGCGTGGCAGAACGCACAGCTGACGGGCGATTCGATGAACAGTCAGGTGACCCGGAACACTGACAACGAGGTCAACGGCGTGCTGTACGTGTTCGCCGAGGACGGCAGAGACGGAATGTTCGAAAGTTTCCGCGACGGCTCTCGGCCGCTCGACCCACTAGTGGACAAAGTGAACGAGCAGGAAGGTGACGACCCCCGAGAGGTGTTCGTTCTCCGGCCTGAAAGCGGGGCGTTCGTCATCGTTATTATCGCGCTCGAAAAAGGTGGCCAATTTGCGGACACGCTCCGGGAAACCTACGACTGTCCACGACCGATAGAATCGCTCGCGTAA